A single genomic interval of Zingiber officinale cultivar Zhangliang chromosome 4A, Zo_v1.1, whole genome shotgun sequence harbors:
- the LOC121971863 gene encoding probable catabolite repression protein creC isoform X2, with protein MAEQSQAAPLASNSGSRSVASRFLGVANGGRSLSLVVGNSIGRVALANCRTAGFDEEAVESSTSTELPNYGGGGTFLIYNVADTLFVSDLNLKEKDPIKAIQFSNSSPVCHAFDAEADDGYDLLLGLHCGDVYLVSLRQQLQDTGRKMVAAQHYFYYNMDGATNNSRCICVAWVPGRIGTFVVGHADGNIYVYEKNKEGTSDSSFPVIKDQTQFSISHTRSSKSNPVARWHVCHGPVNSISFSADGACMATVGRDGCLRVFDFAKALLLFGGKSYYGALLCSAWSSDGKYILTGGEDDLVQVWSTEEQKIVAWGEGHNSWISGVAFDSYLQGPNSEEAEQNVVYRFGSVGQDSQLLLWDLAIDELVMPLYGPPGGSPTTKSDLSANGDSISTTGAILPSPSMSDVPKISPIATQQVHLDPLSGLIFTKASLLTVSREGHIKIWRRPGHSDSLKCLSAKNPSFCSSIARVELQKECL; from the exons ATGGCGGAACAAAGCCAGGCGGCTCCGTTAGCATCAAATTCAGGATCGAGGTCTGTGGCTTCCAGATTTTTAGGGGTCGCCAATGGGGGTCGGTCGCTAAGCCTTGTCGTCGGAAATAGTATCGGTAGAGTAGCATTGGCCAACTGCCGGACCGCTGGGTTTGATGAGGAAGCTGTGGAATCGAGTACCTCGACTGAATTGCCAAATTATGGTGGAGGCGGGACGTTCTTAATTTACAATGTTGCAGACACTTTGTTTGTCAGTGACCTCAATTTGAAAGAGAAG GATCCCATCAAGGCTATCCAATTCAGCAATTCAAGCCCTGTTTGCCATGCATTTGATGCCGAGGCAGATGATGGGTATGATTTGCTCCTCGGGCTGCATTGTGGAGATG TCTACTTGGTATCGCTGAGGCAACAATTACAGGATACAGGAAGGAAGATGGTGGCAGCTCAACATTATTTCTATTATAATATGGATGGAGCAACTAATAACAG CCGGTGCATTTGCGTGGCATGGGTACCTGGACGTATAGGTACTTTTGTTGTTGGTCATGCAGACGGTAATATATATGTATACGAAAAG AACAAGGAAGGAACTTCTGATAGCTCATTTCCTGTAATCAAGGATCAAACTCAGTTTTCTATTTCTCACACACGCTCAAGTAAG AGCAATCCAGTTGCTAGATGGCATGTTTGTCATGGTCCAGTAAACAGCATATCATTCTCAGCTGATGGAGCTTGTATGGCCACTGTCGGTAGAGATG GTTGTTTAAGAGTATTTGATTTTGCCAAAGCGCTTCTATTATTTGGAGGGAAAAGTTATTATGGTGCCTTGCTATGTTCTGCCTGGAG TTCTGATGGAAAATACATATTGACCGGAGGTGAAGATGATCTCGTGCAAGTTTGGAGTACAGAGGAGCAAAAGATAGTAGCCTGGGGAGAAGGGCATAATTCATGG ATAAGTGGAGTTGCTTTTGATTCATATTTGCAAGGGCCAAATTCCGAAGAGGCAGAACAAAACGTAGTCTATCGTTTTGGCTCTGTAGGCCAG GACAGTCAGCTGCTTCTGTGGGATCTGGCGATCGATGAACTTGTCATGCCACTTTATGGTCCGCCTGGTGGTTCACCAACCACCAAGAGTGATCTCTCAGCAAATGGGGATAGCATTAGCACCACTGGTGCTATCCTGCCTTCTCCAAGCATGAGTGATGTGCCTAAAATCTCTCCTATTGCAACTCAGCAAGTACACTTGGATCCACTCTCTGGCTTGATATTCACTAAAGCATCATTGCTAACAGTATCCCGCGAAGGCCATATCAAGATCTGGAGAAGACCTGGCCATTCTGATTCCTTGAAGTGTTTATCTGCGAAGAATCCAAGCTTCTGTTCCAGCATTGCAAGGGTTGAGTTGCAAAAAGAGTGCCTGTGA
- the LOC121971862 gene encoding membrane-anchored ubiquitin-fold protein 4-like isoform X1, with translation MPEEDLVELNFRLYDGSDIGPIRYAASSTVAMLKERIISEWPRDKKIIPRVATDVKLICGGKMLENNKTVAQCRSPFDEISGGFITMHVVVQPSSSKVKTSLLIGRTACGPNIISAKSIGHTNMNLPKLKKYPVFIFSEKETSGSFFGPSGLVCFLLLCILFVKLPCQY, from the exons ATGCCGGAGGAGGATCTGGTCGAGCTCAACTTCCGGCTTTATGATGGCTCGGACATCGGTCCGATCCGCTACGCTGCTTCTTCGACTGTTGCGATGCTCAAGGAAAGGATAATCTCCGAGTGGCCGCGCG ATAAGAAGATCATACCAAGGGTTGCAACTGATGTGAAGCTGATATGTGGCGGCAAGATGTTGGAGAACAACAAAACAGTTGCTCAGTGCAGATCACCTTTTGATGAAATTTCTGGTGGGTTTATCACCATGCATGTTGTTGTCCAACCATCGTCAAGTAAAGTTAAAACAA GTCTCTTAATTGGTCGAACTGCATGTGGACCTAACATTATCTCAGCTAAGTCTATCGGCCACACCAACATGAACTTACCCAAATTGAAGAAGTATCCAGTTTTTATTTTTTCGGAGAAAGAAACATCTGGTTCCTTTTTTGGTCCAAGTGGTCTGGTCTGTTTTTTGCTATTATGCATTCTCTTTGTCAAACTGCCATGTCAGTACTAA
- the LOC121971863 gene encoding probable catabolite repression protein creC isoform X1 has product MSSPSSASVPFSPAPKRFFKTPEGRYDQIHEKTYPASALHCTHSKSVSQLTIACLKEKPMAEQSQAAPLASNSGSRSVASRFLGVANGGRSLSLVVGNSIGRVALANCRTAGFDEEAVESSTSTELPNYGGGGTFLIYNVADTLFVSDLNLKEKDPIKAIQFSNSSPVCHAFDAEADDGYDLLLGLHCGDVYLVSLRQQLQDTGRKMVAAQHYFYYNMDGATNNSRCICVAWVPGRIGTFVVGHADGNIYVYEKNKEGTSDSSFPVIKDQTQFSISHTRSSKSNPVARWHVCHGPVNSISFSADGACMATVGRDGCLRVFDFAKALLLFGGKSYYGALLCSAWSSDGKYILTGGEDDLVQVWSTEEQKIVAWGEGHNSWISGVAFDSYLQGPNSEEAEQNVVYRFGSVGQDSQLLLWDLAIDELVMPLYGPPGGSPTTKSDLSANGDSISTTGAILPSPSMSDVPKISPIATQQVHLDPLSGLIFTKASLLTVSREGHIKIWRRPGHSDSLKCLSAKNPSFCSSIARVELQKECL; this is encoded by the exons ATGTCTTCACCGTCGTCCGCATCAGTGCCTTTTTCACCAGCGCCGAAGAGATTTTTTAAGACGCCGGAAGGCCGCTACGACCAAATCCATGAGAAGACATACCCAGCCTCCGCCCTACACTGCACCCATAGCAAGTCGGTGTCCCAG TTGACAATTGCGTGCCTTAAGGAGAAACCAATGGCGGAACAAAGCCAGGCGGCTCCGTTAGCATCAAATTCAGGATCGAGGTCTGTGGCTTCCAGATTTTTAGGGGTCGCCAATGGGGGTCGGTCGCTAAGCCTTGTCGTCGGAAATAGTATCGGTAGAGTAGCATTGGCCAACTGCCGGACCGCTGGGTTTGATGAGGAAGCTGTGGAATCGAGTACCTCGACTGAATTGCCAAATTATGGTGGAGGCGGGACGTTCTTAATTTACAATGTTGCAGACACTTTGTTTGTCAGTGACCTCAATTTGAAAGAGAAG GATCCCATCAAGGCTATCCAATTCAGCAATTCAAGCCCTGTTTGCCATGCATTTGATGCCGAGGCAGATGATGGGTATGATTTGCTCCTCGGGCTGCATTGTGGAGATG TCTACTTGGTATCGCTGAGGCAACAATTACAGGATACAGGAAGGAAGATGGTGGCAGCTCAACATTATTTCTATTATAATATGGATGGAGCAACTAATAACAG CCGGTGCATTTGCGTGGCATGGGTACCTGGACGTATAGGTACTTTTGTTGTTGGTCATGCAGACGGTAATATATATGTATACGAAAAG AACAAGGAAGGAACTTCTGATAGCTCATTTCCTGTAATCAAGGATCAAACTCAGTTTTCTATTTCTCACACACGCTCAAGTAAG AGCAATCCAGTTGCTAGATGGCATGTTTGTCATGGTCCAGTAAACAGCATATCATTCTCAGCTGATGGAGCTTGTATGGCCACTGTCGGTAGAGATG GTTGTTTAAGAGTATTTGATTTTGCCAAAGCGCTTCTATTATTTGGAGGGAAAAGTTATTATGGTGCCTTGCTATGTTCTGCCTGGAG TTCTGATGGAAAATACATATTGACCGGAGGTGAAGATGATCTCGTGCAAGTTTGGAGTACAGAGGAGCAAAAGATAGTAGCCTGGGGAGAAGGGCATAATTCATGG ATAAGTGGAGTTGCTTTTGATTCATATTTGCAAGGGCCAAATTCCGAAGAGGCAGAACAAAACGTAGTCTATCGTTTTGGCTCTGTAGGCCAG GACAGTCAGCTGCTTCTGTGGGATCTGGCGATCGATGAACTTGTCATGCCACTTTATGGTCCGCCTGGTGGTTCACCAACCACCAAGAGTGATCTCTCAGCAAATGGGGATAGCATTAGCACCACTGGTGCTATCCTGCCTTCTCCAAGCATGAGTGATGTGCCTAAAATCTCTCCTATTGCAACTCAGCAAGTACACTTGGATCCACTCTCTGGCTTGATATTCACTAAAGCATCATTGCTAACAGTATCCCGCGAAGGCCATATCAAGATCTGGAGAAGACCTGGCCATTCTGATTCCTTGAAGTGTTTATCTGCGAAGAATCCAAGCTTCTGTTCCAGCATTGCAAGGGTTGAGTTGCAAAAAGAGTGCCTGTGA
- the LOC121971862 gene encoding membrane-anchored ubiquitin-fold protein 4-like isoform X2: MPEEDLVELNFRLYDGSDIGPIRYAASSTVAMLKERIISEWPRDKKIIPRVATDVKLICGGKMLENNKTVAQCRSPFDEISGGFITMHVVVQPSSSKVKTKKVHTLDGGESSPVLGAMIAAESGACFCCKINKGHHKLMMLKRLCCV; this comes from the exons ATGCCGGAGGAGGATCTGGTCGAGCTCAACTTCCGGCTTTATGATGGCTCGGACATCGGTCCGATCCGCTACGCTGCTTCTTCGACTGTTGCGATGCTCAAGGAAAGGATAATCTCCGAGTGGCCGCGCG ATAAGAAGATCATACCAAGGGTTGCAACTGATGTGAAGCTGATATGTGGCGGCAAGATGTTGGAGAACAACAAAACAGTTGCTCAGTGCAGATCACCTTTTGATGAAATTTCTGGTGGGTTTATCACCATGCATGTTGTTGTCCAACCATCGTCAAGTAAAGTTAAAACAA agaAAGTGCATACATTGGACGGTGGGGAGTCTTCCCCGGTGCTTGGCGCCATGATTGCTGCCGAGAGTGGTGCATGCTTCTGCTGTAAAATAAACAAAGGCCATCATAAATTAATGATGCTTAAGCGCTTGTGTTGTGTATAA
- the LOC121971862 gene encoding membrane-anchored ubiquitin-fold protein 4-like isoform X3: protein MPEEDLVELNFRLYDGSDIGPIRYAASSTVAMLKERIISEWPRDKKIIPRVATDVKLICGGKMLENNKTVAQCRSPFDEISGGFITMHVVVQPSSSKVKTKKKVDELSKKTTCSCTIL from the exons ATGCCGGAGGAGGATCTGGTCGAGCTCAACTTCCGGCTTTATGATGGCTCGGACATCGGTCCGATCCGCTACGCTGCTTCTTCGACTGTTGCGATGCTCAAGGAAAGGATAATCTCCGAGTGGCCGCGCG ATAAGAAGATCATACCAAGGGTTGCAACTGATGTGAAGCTGATATGTGGCGGCAAGATGTTGGAGAACAACAAAACAGTTGCTCAGTGCAGATCACCTTTTGATGAAATTTCTGGTGGGTTTATCACCATGCATGTTGTTGTCCAACCATCGTCAAGTAAAGTTAAAACAA AAAAGAAGGTTGACGAGTTGTCGAAGAAGACCACCTGTTCGTGCACTATATTGTAG
- the LOC121971862 gene encoding membrane-anchored ubiquitin-fold protein 4-like isoform X4: MPEEDLVELNFRLYDGSDIGPIRYAASSTVAMLKERIISEWPRDKKIIPRVATDVKLICGGKMLENNKTVAQCRSPFDEISGGFITMHVVVQPSSSKVKTNSS, translated from the exons ATGCCGGAGGAGGATCTGGTCGAGCTCAACTTCCGGCTTTATGATGGCTCGGACATCGGTCCGATCCGCTACGCTGCTTCTTCGACTGTTGCGATGCTCAAGGAAAGGATAATCTCCGAGTGGCCGCGCG ATAAGAAGATCATACCAAGGGTTGCAACTGATGTGAAGCTGATATGTGGCGGCAAGATGTTGGAGAACAACAAAACAGTTGCTCAGTGCAGATCACCTTTTGATGAAATTTCTGGTGGGTTTATCACCATGCATGTTGTTGTCCAACCATCGTCAAGTAAAGTTAAAACAA ATAGTAGTTAA